One segment of Dolichospermum sp. DET69 DNA contains the following:
- a CDS encoding IS4 family transposase, producing MSLGQVFERFIKESPVSVMIRGLLEKALSPQILDELFERTAKTQYTRELLFSTVVNLMSLVVCGVHPSVNAAHQALAEEIGVSVTSVYNKINGIEPNTSTELVREVAGQMEATIRHLNATIPNLLPGYRVKIIDGNAIAASEHRLKELRQISSAPLPGKSLVVLDPSLMLAVDVFLCEDGHAQERSLFNEVLSTVEEDDVWIADRNFCTLKFLFGIASQKGYFIIRQHQSMPWQETDDFRLVGQNDSGVVFEQNIMLSADDGHLLKTRRIKVSLKQPNRDGDKEIFILTNLPSQVADALLVAKLYCKRWKIETLFQVLTENLLCEINTLGYPKAALFTFCIALVAYNVLSAVQAALRSVHGTDKVETEVRIVG from the coding sequence ATGAGTCTAGGGCAAGTATTTGAGCGGTTTATCAAAGAGAGTCCAGTATCAGTGATGATTCGTGGGCTTTTAGAAAAAGCACTAAGTCCACAAATTTTGGATGAACTATTTGAACGCACTGCGAAAACTCAGTACACCCGTGAATTATTATTCTCTACAGTCGTAAATTTAATGAGTCTTGTGGTGTGCGGAGTCCACCCATCAGTGAATGCAGCACATCAAGCATTAGCCGAAGAAATAGGAGTTTCAGTCACATCAGTCTATAACAAAATCAATGGCATTGAGCCAAATACCAGCACGGAATTAGTCAGAGAGGTTGCTGGTCAAATGGAAGCGACAATTCGGCATCTCAACGCTACGATACCTAATCTGCTCCCAGGTTATCGAGTGAAAATAATTGATGGTAATGCTATTGCCGCCAGTGAACATCGTTTAAAAGAACTACGCCAAATTAGTAGTGCCCCATTACCAGGAAAGTCCTTAGTTGTACTAGACCCTAGCTTGATGTTGGCAGTAGATGTATTTCTTTGTGAAGACGGTCATGCCCAAGAGCGTTCTTTATTTAACGAGGTACTATCAACTGTTGAAGAAGATGATGTTTGGATCGCTGACCGGAATTTTTGTACACTCAAGTTTTTATTTGGAATCGCTAGTCAAAAAGGCTACTTTATAATTCGACAGCATCAAAGTATGCCTTGGCAAGAGACCGATGATTTCCGTTTAGTTGGTCAAAACGATAGTGGTGTTGTGTTTGAGCAAAACATCATGTTAAGTGCGGATGATGGTCATCTCTTAAAAACTCGCCGAATCAAGGTGAGCCTGAAACAACCTAATCGTGATGGCGATAAGGAAATTTTTATTCTTACTAATTTGCCTTCTCAAGTTGCAGATGCACTACTTGTAGCTAAACTATACTGCAAACGTTGGAAGATTGAAACATTGTTTCAAGTCCTCACAGAAAATCTTCTCTGCGAGATTAATACATTAGGTTATCCAAAAGCTGCCTTATTTACCTTTTGTATTGCATTAGTCGCCTATAATGTCCTATCTGCGGTTCAGGCAGCACTTAGAAGTGTTCATGGAACTGATAAGGTAGAAACCGAAGTGCGAATCGTTGGCTAG
- a CDS encoding efflux RND transporter periplasmic adaptor subunit, with the protein MKPKNLIPWLIGLAIFSLSGVGIAYFSHWYQPAKDDITDLTVPVTTSNLKIKIKTNGVVQPVRKINIGPREAGKIAKLYVDEGSSVYKGQLVAEMERQAFQAQVNQYRAMLLKAKADLQEKRKGYRPEEIAIAQADVHKYTAQVREAQSRLVLATQRVKRRQYPVSQGAISRDDLDTALNEEKSTKDNLQQAKFSLISAQQQLKKLLSGYQSEEITKAAAEVAQATAQLQFYETQLENTYIRAPFSGLITRRFAQAGDFVTPNTSVSTNEGGTSASIAELASGLEIEAKVPEVNMAKIKQNQPVEIRLDAFPEQVFQGKVRLIAPRGVKEENVTFMRVKVALATGQDQLKVGLNVKLTFLVNDIPNALVIPSAAVISGKEGQVGVLLPDKDNQAKFHPVQVGITSGDKTQILSGLSQGERVFIQPPPNQLIDGIDRQIGS; encoded by the coding sequence ATGAAACCCAAAAATCTGATTCCTTGGCTAATTGGGCTGGCTATATTTAGTTTATCGGGAGTTGGTATTGCTTATTTCAGCCATTGGTATCAACCTGCTAAGGATGATATTACAGATTTAACCGTCCCTGTTACTACCAGCAACTTAAAAATTAAAATCAAAACCAATGGAGTTGTCCAACCAGTCCGCAAAATAAATATTGGACCGAGAGAAGCAGGTAAAATTGCTAAACTCTATGTAGATGAAGGTAGTTCTGTTTACAAAGGCCAATTAGTGGCAGAAATGGAGCGTCAAGCTTTTCAAGCCCAAGTGAATCAGTATCGGGCAATGTTATTGAAAGCAAAAGCCGATTTGCAAGAAAAGCGCAAGGGTTACAGACCAGAAGAAATTGCGATCGCTCAAGCTGATGTACATAAATATACAGCACAAGTACGGGAAGCCCAATCTCGTTTGGTATTAGCCACTCAACGAGTCAAGCGCAGACAATATCCTGTATCTCAAGGGGCAATATCTCGTGATGATTTAGATACAGCTTTGAATGAAGAAAAAAGCACCAAAGATAATTTACAACAAGCTAAATTTAGTCTCATATCTGCTCAACAGCAACTAAAAAAACTACTTTCCGGCTATCAGTCTGAGGAAATTACTAAGGCCGCTGCTGAGGTAGCCCAGGCAACTGCCCAGTTACAATTTTACGAAACCCAGTTAGAAAATACTTACATTCGCGCTCCTTTCTCTGGCTTAATTACCCGGCGTTTTGCCCAAGCAGGTGACTTTGTAACCCCAAATACTTCCGTTTCTACCAATGAAGGAGGAACTAGCGCCTCAATTGCCGAATTAGCCAGTGGTTTGGAGATAGAAGCTAAAGTTCCCGAAGTAAATATGGCAAAGATTAAGCAAAATCAGCCTGTGGAAATTCGTCTTGATGCTTTTCCTGAACAAGTTTTTCAAGGAAAAGTTCGTTTGATTGCTCCTAGAGGTGTCAAGGAAGAAAATGTCACATTTATGCGAGTTAAGGTAGCTTTGGCAACAGGTCAAGATCAACTCAAGGTGGGGCTAAATGTCAAGTTAACTTTTCTCGTAAATGACATTCCCAATGCTTTGGTAATTCCTTCGGCTGCGGTGATATCTGGAAAGGAAGGCCAAGTGGGTGTACTTTTACCAGACAAAGATAATCAGGCAAAATTCCATCCTGTTCAAGTCGGAATTACATCTGGGGATAAAACCCAGATTTTGAGTGGACTTTCTCAGGGTGAACGGGTTTTTATTCAACCACCACCTAATCAATTAATTGATGGTATTGACCGTCAGATTGGATCTTAG
- the ltrA gene encoding group II intron reverse transcriptase/maturase, translating to MSNTQSQQLMVEWHSINWRKLERSVYKLQKRIYQASARGDVKAYRRLQKTLMKSWSARALAVRRVTQDNQGKKTAGVDGVKSLTPKQRLELTGNLNLGSKVSPTRRVWIPKPGTEEKRPLGIPTMKDRALQALVKLVLEPEWEARFEPNSYGFRAGRSCHDAIGAIFNAINGKPKYVLDADIAKCFDRINQEKLLIKLNTSPTIRRQIRAWLKAGVMDGKQLFPTSEGTPQGGVISPLLANIALHGMEERIKQYTETLEGRKQHNYQSLSLIRYADDFVILHKDITVVQRCKEIISEWLQGMGLELKPSKTRLTHTLHQYEQEKPGFDFLGFTIQQFPVGKYHSKQGFKTIITPSKQKQKVHYDQIASVIEAHKAAPQAALISRLNPIIRGWANYYATVVSKVTYSDIDHLIYQKLNAWAKHRHPKKNGKWVSKRYWQSIDGDNWVFATRKEGSTSLRLLNHADTPIVRHVKVKGESSPYDGNLVYWSTRMGNNPEMPTRVSKLLKKQKGKCTHCEMFFREDDVMEVDHIIPKSKGGKDEYKNLQLLHRHCHDTKTANNGSPGTKIRLQ from the coding sequence ATGTCTAATACACAGTCTCAACAACTGATGGTGGAATGGCACTCTATTAACTGGCGCAAGCTAGAACGTAGCGTGTATAAGCTCCAAAAGAGAATTTATCAAGCCTCCGCCCGTGGTGATGTAAAAGCATATCGCAGACTCCAAAAGACGCTGATGAAGTCATGGTCAGCAAGAGCTTTAGCGGTTCGTAGAGTCACCCAGGATAACCAAGGGAAAAAGACGGCTGGTGTAGATGGCGTTAAATCGCTGACTCCAAAACAGCGTCTAGAACTCACTGGAAATCTAAACCTGGGGTCAAAGGTCAGTCCAACTAGACGGGTATGGATTCCTAAGCCTGGAACGGAAGAGAAACGACCTTTGGGAATACCTACAATGAAAGACCGAGCCTTGCAAGCACTTGTCAAACTGGTATTAGAGCCAGAATGGGAAGCGCGATTTGAGCCTAACTCTTATGGGTTCAGAGCCGGACGCTCATGCCATGATGCAATAGGGGCAATATTTAACGCTATCAACGGGAAACCAAAATATGTTCTCGATGCCGATATTGCCAAATGTTTTGACCGCATCAACCAGGAAAAACTGCTAATAAAATTGAATACATCCCCCACCATCCGCAGACAAATTCGCGCATGGTTAAAAGCGGGAGTGATGGACGGTAAGCAGTTGTTTCCAACATCTGAGGGTACGCCACAGGGCGGGGTAATTTCCCCATTACTGGCAAATATTGCCCTCCACGGGATGGAAGAACGGATTAAGCAATATACAGAAACGCTGGAAGGAAGGAAGCAGCATAATTATCAAAGCCTCAGCTTAATCAGATATGCCGATGACTTTGTTATTCTCCACAAAGACATAACCGTTGTCCAAAGATGCAAAGAGATAATCTCTGAATGGTTACAAGGCATGGGTTTGGAATTAAAGCCTAGTAAAACGAGACTTACTCACACCCTCCATCAGTATGAGCAAGAAAAACCAGGGTTCGACTTCCTTGGTTTTACGATACAACAATTTCCAGTAGGAAAGTATCACTCGAAGCAGGGCTTTAAAACAATCATCACCCCAAGCAAGCAGAAGCAAAAGGTACACTACGACCAAATCGCCAGTGTTATTGAAGCTCATAAGGCAGCACCGCAAGCGGCGCTAATCAGCCGTTTAAACCCAATAATTAGGGGATGGGCAAATTACTACGCGACTGTGGTAAGTAAGGTGACTTACTCAGATATTGACCACCTTATTTACCAAAAGTTAAACGCTTGGGCAAAACACCGTCACCCCAAAAAGAACGGGAAATGGGTGTCAAAAAGGTATTGGCAATCCATAGACGGTGATAACTGGGTATTCGCAACCAGGAAGGAAGGTTCAACCTCACTTCGGTTACTAAATCATGCCGACACGCCAATAGTGCGTCATGTGAAAGTCAAAGGCGAATCGTCACCATACGACGGAAATCTGGTTTACTGGAGTACAAGAATGGGTAATAACCCAGAAATGCCAACCAGAGTATCAAAACTCCTGAAAAAGCAAAAAGGGAAATGTACCCACTGTGAAATGTTTTTCCGTGAAGACGATGTAATGGAAGTTGACCATATCATCCCAAAATCAAAAGGTGGAAAGGATGAGTATAAAAATCTTCAACTTTTACACAGACATTGCCACGATACAAAGACAGCCAATAATGGCAGTCCTGGCACAAAAATCCGGCTGCAATAG
- a CDS encoding ABC transporter permease: MNLLESVNMAFATISANKLRSGLTMLGIIIGNASVISMIGIGQGAQNLVLGKLEAFGANQLTVYTNFEDDEGMKFPDAQLVLSDAEAIKAQVPSVTKVAPVDEQKMSISFNNKLISTTVKGTTSDLLAVQNLILVTGRMFNQTQQEQQAQVTVLGAETSRKLFGDKNPVGKEVMINNISFQVIGLLQSKGAFAGENLDQTAIVPLTTYANRLVGRRSISDIPISYILVTAKNRDSVRTAGFQITNVLSRLHGKKDIAVFANKKFQELVLQVTGILSLLLALIAAISLLVGGIGIMNIMLVSVTERTQEIGLRKAVGATQNDILMQFLIEAIILSLSGCLLGIILGVGGTLPLAFFTPLTPQFPLYAVVVAVGISGSIGLIFGVFPARQAAMLDPIVALRSG, from the coding sequence ATGAATTTGCTGGAAAGTGTAAATATGGCTTTTGCAACTATCTCTGCTAATAAACTTCGTAGCGGACTGACGATGCTGGGGATAATTATTGGCAATGCTTCTGTTATTAGTATGATCGGTATTGGACAGGGCGCACAGAATCTTGTATTGGGCAAGCTTGAGGCGTTTGGCGCAAATCAACTGACAGTATATACCAATTTTGAAGATGATGAGGGGATGAAATTTCCTGATGCTCAATTGGTGTTATCAGACGCGGAAGCAATTAAGGCACAAGTTCCCAGTGTTACTAAAGTTGCTCCTGTAGATGAACAGAAAATGTCAATCAGTTTTAATAATAAGTTAATATCAACAACTGTTAAAGGGACTACATCTGATTTACTCGCTGTCCAGAATCTTATTCTTGTTACTGGCAGAATGTTTAATCAAACACAACAGGAACAACAGGCTCAAGTTACTGTTTTGGGTGCGGAAACTAGCCGGAAGCTATTCGGTGATAAAAATCCTGTTGGGAAAGAGGTGATGATTAATAATATATCTTTTCAAGTTATTGGTTTGTTGCAATCAAAAGGTGCATTTGCTGGGGAGAATTTGGATCAAACTGCTATTGTCCCACTCACAACTTATGCTAATAGGTTAGTGGGACGGAGATCAATATCTGATATTCCTATTAGTTACATTTTGGTAACGGCAAAAAATAGAGATAGTGTTCGTACCGCAGGTTTTCAAATTACTAATGTTCTGTCTCGATTACATGGTAAAAAAGATATAGCTGTTTTTGCTAATAAAAAGTTTCAAGAATTAGTGTTACAGGTAACTGGTATTTTGTCATTATTATTAGCTTTGATTGCGGCTATTTCTTTGTTAGTCGGTGGAATTGGCATTATGAATATTATGTTAGTTTCTGTGACGGAACGCACTCAAGAAATTGGTTTACGGAAAGCTGTTGGCGCAACTCAGAATGATATTTTAATGCAGTTTTTAATTGAAGCGATTATTCTCTCTCTTTCTGGGTGTTTATTGGGAATAATTTTAGGAGTTGGGGGAACTTTGCCGTTAGCATTTTTCACGCCTTTGACTCCTCAATTTCCTCTGTATGCTGTTGTTGTAGCTGTGGGCATATCCGGGAGCATAGGCTTGATTTTTGGTGTGTTTCCTGCCCGACAAGCTGCTATGCTAGACCCAATTGTCGCTCTGAGAAGTGGTTAA